The following are from one region of the Capsicum annuum cultivar UCD-10X-F1 chromosome 1, UCD10Xv1.1, whole genome shotgun sequence genome:
- the LOC107849464 gene encoding glycosyltransferase family protein 64 C3-like, which yields MNYSIILLFSFHVITILSMSFFVISLRTGLLPSDPCTHQQPDPQKLRPDQMTVLINGYSVHRLPLLHSIAATYAAASSVSAVIILWSNPTTPPYLLTNLTSSAAPITVLRQPSSSLNLRFYPQQTITTRAVLIADDDIQPDPDSINFAFNVWRSNPDRVIGPFVRAHGYDLTNKSWMYTMDHDKYSIVLTKLMVLSSNYLYKYTCNAQYTQLKLEVEKRNNCEDILMNFVVANEVNKGPILVGTKKGVRDWGDARNEGEGREEREVGLSSRKGEHRKRRGECIGEFHRLMGKMPLRYGYGKVMDDIGEQGLCEKGGKLVFCDRQSFK from the coding sequence ATGAACTACTCAATAATCCTCCTCTTCTCCTTCCATGTAATTACAATCCTATCCATGTCCTTTTTCGTCATTTCACTCCGTACCGGATTACTCCCCTCCGACCCATGTACCCACCAACAACCCGACCCGCAAAAACTCCGACCCGATCAAATGACCGTACTAATCAACGGCTACTCCGTTCACCGTCTCCCTCTCCTCCACTCGATCGCCGCCACTTACGCCGCCGCTTCCTCCGTCTCCGCCGTCATCATCCTCTGGTCTAACCCTACAACTCCGCCGTATCTCCTCACCAATCTCACCTCCTCCGCCGCTCCGATCACCGTACTCCGGCAACCTTCATCAAGCTTAAACCTCCGTTTCTATCCACAACAAACAATCACTACACGCGCCGTACTCATCGCCGACGATGATATCCAACCCGATCCGGACTCGATCAACTTCGCGTTCAACGTGTGGAGATCGAATCCGGATCGGGTCATCGGTCCGTTCGTCAGGGCGCACGGGTACGACCTGACGAATAAGTCGTGGATGTACACAATGGACCACGATAAGTACTCTATCGTGCTGACAAAACTTATGGTTCTTAGTTCTAACTACCTTTAtaaatacacgtgcaacgcacagTACACGCAATTAAAACTCGAGGTAGAAAAAAGGAACAATTGTgaagatattttgatgaattttgtcGTAGCGAATGAGGTGAATAAGGGTCCGATTTTGGTGGGCACGAAGAAGGGGGTTAGGGATTGGGGAGATGCGAGGAACGAAGGCGAAGGAAGGGAGGAGAGGGAAGTAGGGTTAAGTAGTAGGAAAGGGGAACATAGGAAGAGGAGAGGAGAATGTATTGGCGAGTTTCATCGGTTAATGGGGAAGATGCCGTTGAGGTATGGCTACGGAAAAGTGATGGATGATATCGGAGAACAAGGGCTTTGTGAGAAAGGTGGTAAGTTGGTGTTTTGTGATAGACAGAGTTTCAaatga